From the Streptomyces nigrescens genome, one window contains:
- the ettA gene encoding energy-dependent translational throttle protein EttA produces the protein MAEYIYTMRKARKAHGDKVILDDVTLSFLPGAKIGVVGPNGAGKSTVLKIMAGLEQPSNGDAFISPGYTVGMLLQEPPLDESKTVLQNVQDGAAEIMGKLHRFNEVAELMATDYSDELMEEMGKLQEDLDHANAWDLDTQLEQAMDALGCPPGDWPVTNLSGGERRRVALCKLLLEAPDLLLLDEPTNHLDAESVQWLEQHLAKYPGTVVAVTHDRYFLDHVAQWICEVDRGRLHGYEGNYSKYLETKQTRLKVEGQKDAKRAKRLKEELEWVRSNAKGRQAKSKSRLARYEEMAAEADKMRKLDFEEIQIPPGPRLGNVVVEVDKLNKAFGEKVLIEDLSFTLPRNGIVGIIGPNGAGKTTLFKMLQGLETPDSGDIKVGETVKISYVDQSRENIDPKKTLWAVVSDELDYINVGQVEMPSRAYVSAFGFKGPDQQKPAGVLSGGERNRLNLALTLKQGGNLLLLDEPTNDLDVETLSSLENALLEFPGCAVVVSHDRWFLDRVATHILAYEGDSRWFWFEGNFESYEKNKIERLGADAARPHRATYKKLTRG, from the coding sequence TTGGCTGAGTACATCTACACGATGCGCAAGGCGCGCAAGGCGCACGGCGACAAGGTCATCCTCGATGACGTGACGCTGAGCTTCCTGCCGGGCGCAAAGATCGGTGTCGTGGGTCCCAACGGCGCCGGTAAGTCCACGGTGCTCAAGATCATGGCCGGGCTGGAGCAGCCGTCGAACGGTGACGCGTTCATCTCCCCGGGCTACACCGTCGGCATGCTCCTGCAGGAGCCGCCGCTGGACGAGTCGAAGACCGTGCTGCAGAACGTGCAGGACGGCGCTGCCGAGATCATGGGCAAGCTCCACCGCTTCAACGAGGTCGCCGAGCTGATGGCGACCGACTACTCCGACGAGCTCATGGAGGAGATGGGCAAGCTCCAGGAGGACCTCGACCACGCCAACGCGTGGGACCTGGACACCCAGCTGGAGCAGGCCATGGACGCCCTCGGCTGCCCGCCCGGCGACTGGCCCGTCACCAACCTCTCCGGTGGTGAGCGCCGCCGTGTCGCGCTGTGCAAGCTGCTGCTGGAGGCCCCCGACCTGCTGCTCCTCGACGAGCCCACCAACCACCTGGACGCCGAGTCCGTGCAGTGGCTGGAGCAGCACCTGGCGAAGTACCCCGGCACCGTCGTCGCCGTCACCCACGACCGGTACTTCCTCGACCACGTCGCCCAGTGGATCTGCGAGGTCGACCGCGGCCGCCTGCACGGCTACGAGGGCAACTACTCCAAGTACCTGGAGACCAAGCAGACCCGTCTCAAGGTCGAGGGCCAGAAGGACGCCAAGCGTGCGAAGCGTCTGAAGGAAGAGCTGGAGTGGGTCCGCTCCAACGCCAAGGGGCGGCAGGCCAAGTCCAAGTCGCGACTGGCCCGTTACGAGGAAATGGCCGCCGAGGCCGACAAGATGCGGAAGCTGGACTTCGAGGAGATCCAGATCCCGCCGGGCCCGCGTCTGGGCAATGTCGTCGTCGAGGTCGACAAGCTCAACAAGGCCTTCGGCGAGAAGGTCCTGATCGAGGACCTGAGCTTCACCCTGCCGCGCAACGGCATCGTCGGCATCATCGGCCCGAACGGCGCCGGCAAGACCACGCTGTTCAAGATGCTGCAGGGCCTGGAGACCCCGGACTCCGGCGACATCAAGGTCGGCGAGACCGTCAAGATCTCCTACGTCGACCAGAGCCGCGAGAACATCGACCCCAAGAAGACCCTGTGGGCCGTGGTCTCCGACGAGCTGGACTACATCAACGTCGGCCAGGTCGAGATGCCCTCGCGGGCTTATGTCTCCGCGTTCGGCTTCAAGGGCCCGGACCAGCAGAAGCCGGCCGGTGTGCTCTCCGGTGGTGAGCGCAACCGCCTCAACCTGGCGCTCACCCTCAAGCAGGGCGGCAACCTGCTGCTCCTCGACGAGCCGACCAACGACCTCGACGTCGAGACCCTGTCGTCGCTGGAGAACGCGCTCCTGGAGTTCCCGGGCTGCGCCGTGGTCGTCTCCCACGACCGCTGGTTCCTCGACCGCGTCGCCACGCACATCCTGGCGTACGAGGGCGACTCCCGGTGGTTCTGGTTCGAGGGCAACTTCGAGTCCTACGAGAAGAACAAGATCGAGCGCCTCGGTGCGGACGCGGCCCGCCCGCACCGCGCCACGTACAAGAAGCTCACCCGGGGCTGA
- a CDS encoding acyl-CoA thioesterase, which translates to MRHLYSCPLRWSDMDAFGHVNNAVFVRYLEEARIDFMHRLAPGGGSPSFTGGSVVARHEIDYVRPLVHRHAPVTVELWVTKISAASMTVGYEVKDEDTLYLRASTVVVPFDFTEERPRRLTAEEKAILKEYLDDAAHQEGSAAV; encoded by the coding sequence GTGCGACACCTCTATTCCTGCCCCCTGCGCTGGTCGGACATGGACGCGTTCGGCCATGTCAACAACGCGGTGTTCGTCCGCTACCTCGAAGAGGCGCGGATCGACTTCATGCACCGGCTGGCGCCGGGGGGCGGCAGCCCGTCGTTCACGGGCGGCTCGGTCGTCGCCCGGCACGAGATCGACTATGTGCGGCCGCTGGTCCACCGGCACGCCCCGGTGACCGTCGAGTTGTGGGTGACGAAGATCAGCGCCGCGTCGATGACGGTCGGCTACGAGGTCAAGGACGAGGACACCCTCTACCTGCGGGCCTCGACCGTCGTCGTCCCGTTCGACTTCACCGAGGAGCGTCCCCGCCGCCTCACCGCGGAGGAGAAGGCGATCCTCAAGGAGTATCTGGACGACGCCGCGCACCAGGAGGGATCCGCCGCGGTATGA
- a CDS encoding FtsX-like permease family protein, whose protein sequence is MTARNGRSRPRPARAAALALGALVLVTAFLAAAFPRGVAAYETRGVRHALGSVPAGQRTVEITVSRTDMTGGDPAAACAAGELTRQDRAIRGQFHAPLRIAGGETQHGVRTTKPLSAQDAWLPRPDGVAPGLSLYAAAGLGAHATLAEGRLPHGAASGKHTLEAAVTVATARALALHVGSELHLEGLTIRISGLLTPRAPDSAYWSVDPLMAAARQDTTPGLPPHQFWRAGLLLSPQDGPALLSTGGEPEKFWRYPLDTRALTARDAPLLRDRLVSLEHGAALARLRAVAGGGALADSAVDGLLDAFVRTRTAVAPVIAVAAYGIGTVAGVVLLMTAGLTAARRHAELALLRARGASLAGLAGRLAAETGAVALPAAAAGAGLALLLVPGEGVLPSLLAAAGAGLLGTLALPLRAVVAHRRPRPVERADAAGARPSRRRTVAELTVLILAVGAVLALRGRSTATGGVDALVSAAPVLIGVIAALVLMRLYPLPLRLAARPAARTAGLTGFLSLARAGRAPGTAGLPLLALVVALTTASFGGSVLAGVAAARDRAALTAVGAEARISAGKPLPEELRRAVGKVPGVVDAVPLRIDVQAADDNGPPLYLVIADAEAYSRLARATGLGAFAARDLADPGGDRPLPALVSPRFLTRFGHAPMALQPEFGQLVIRPKTVRADTPAQPGGDFVVIDAGSVARRHPDTYRDPATGPSTLLLSGRSLDTGALRSAVRAHAPASLSVRLALRSAVRAEFADSPLQQGAVRLYTAAVAAGAGFALLALFLSLLQSAPERTQLLARLRTMGLPRAQGRRLLVLEALPQAVLAALGGALAGAATIRLLGPGMDLTALALPGTSGGGAPGSVVRLHTDPASLLLPSVGVVALALSVALAQAWLSGRRRESTELRAGDTR, encoded by the coding sequence GTGACGGCACGGAACGGGCGGAGCCGGCCGCGTCCGGCGCGCGCGGCGGCACTGGCCCTGGGCGCGCTGGTGCTGGTCACCGCGTTCCTCGCGGCGGCGTTCCCGCGAGGGGTGGCGGCGTACGAGACGCGGGGAGTGCGCCATGCGCTCGGCTCGGTGCCGGCCGGCCAGCGGACGGTGGAGATCACCGTCTCGCGTACGGACATGACCGGCGGCGACCCCGCGGCCGCCTGTGCCGCGGGAGAGCTGACCCGCCAGGACCGGGCGATCCGGGGACAGTTCCACGCCCCGCTGCGGATCGCCGGGGGCGAGACCCAGCACGGCGTACGCACCACCAAGCCGTTGTCCGCACAGGACGCCTGGCTGCCCCGGCCCGACGGCGTCGCTCCCGGCCTCTCGCTGTACGCGGCCGCCGGGCTCGGCGCCCATGCCACCCTCGCCGAGGGCCGGCTGCCGCACGGCGCGGCCTCCGGGAAGCACACTCTGGAAGCGGCGGTCACCGTCGCCACCGCACGCGCCCTCGCCCTGCACGTCGGCAGCGAACTCCATCTGGAGGGCCTGACCATACGGATCTCCGGGCTGCTCACCCCGCGCGCCCCGGACAGCGCGTACTGGTCCGTGGACCCGCTGATGGCGGCCGCGCGCCAGGACACGACGCCGGGCCTTCCGCCGCACCAGTTCTGGCGTGCCGGGCTGCTGCTGTCGCCGCAGGACGGCCCGGCGCTGCTGTCCACCGGGGGCGAGCCGGAGAAGTTCTGGCGCTACCCGCTCGACACCCGCGCGCTGACCGCCCGGGACGCCCCGCTGCTGCGGGACCGGCTGGTCTCCCTCGAACACGGCGCCGCGCTCGCCCGGTTGCGCGCGGTGGCGGGCGGCGGTGCGCTGGCCGACAGCGCGGTGGACGGACTGCTGGACGCTTTCGTGCGGACGCGGACGGCGGTCGCGCCGGTCATCGCGGTGGCCGCGTACGGCATCGGCACCGTCGCGGGGGTGGTGCTGCTGATGACCGCCGGGCTGACCGCGGCGCGCCGGCATGCCGAACTCGCCCTGCTGCGGGCCCGTGGTGCGTCACTGGCCGGGCTGGCCGGGCGGCTGGCGGCGGAGACCGGGGCGGTGGCGCTGCCCGCGGCGGCGGCCGGGGCCGGTCTGGCGCTGCTGCTGGTGCCCGGGGAGGGGGTGCTGCCCTCACTCCTGGCGGCGGCCGGGGCCGGGCTGCTGGGGACGCTCGCGCTGCCGTTGCGGGCGGTCGTCGCGCACCGTCGTCCGCGTCCCGTGGAGCGCGCCGACGCGGCGGGCGCCCGCCCCTCCCGGCGCCGTACGGTCGCCGAACTGACCGTGCTGATACTGGCGGTGGGGGCGGTGCTCGCCCTGCGGGGCCGCAGCACGGCGACGGGCGGGGTGGACGCCCTGGTCAGCGCCGCCCCGGTGCTGATCGGCGTGATCGCCGCGCTGGTCCTGATGCGCCTCTATCCGCTCCCGCTGCGGCTGGCGGCCCGCCCCGCCGCCCGCACCGCCGGGCTGACCGGTTTTCTGTCGCTGGCCCGCGCGGGCCGCGCCCCGGGCACCGCCGGACTGCCGCTGCTGGCCCTGGTGGTGGCGCTGACCACGGCGTCCTTCGGCGGCTCGGTGCTGGCCGGGGTCGCCGCGGCACGGGACCGTGCGGCGCTGACCGCGGTCGGCGCCGAGGCCCGGATCTCGGCCGGCAAACCGCTCCCCGAGGAGCTGCGGCGGGCGGTCGGCAAGGTGCCGGGCGTCGTGGACGCGGTACCGCTGCGCATCGACGTCCAGGCCGCCGACGACAACGGGCCGCCCCTCTACCTGGTCATCGCCGACGCCGAGGCGTACTCCCGGCTCGCGCGGGCCACCGGCCTGGGCGCGTTCGCCGCGCGGGACCTGGCCGACCCCGGCGGCGACCGGCCGCTGCCCGCGCTGGTGTCCCCCCGTTTCCTCACCCGCTTCGGGCACGCGCCGATGGCCCTGCAGCCGGAGTTCGGCCAGCTCGTCATCCGCCCGAAGACCGTACGCGCCGACACCCCCGCGCAGCCCGGCGGCGACTTCGTCGTCATCGACGCCGGGAGCGTCGCCCGCCGCCACCCGGACACCTACCGCGACCCCGCCACCGGGCCCTCCACCCTCCTGCTGTCCGGCCGCTCCCTGGACACCGGGGCGCTGCGCTCCGCCGTGCGCGCCCACGCCCCGGCGTCGCTGTCCGTCCGGCTGGCGCTGCGCTCCGCCGTACGCGCCGAGTTCGCCGACTCGCCCCTCCAGCAGGGCGCGGTACGCCTCTACACCGCCGCGGTCGCGGCCGGCGCCGGCTTCGCCCTGCTCGCCCTGTTCCTGTCCCTCCTCCAGTCCGCCCCGGAGCGCACCCAACTCCTGGCCAGGCTGCGCACGATGGGGCTGCCCCGGGCCCAGGGGCGGCGGCTGCTGGTTCTGGAGGCACTGCCGCAGGCAGTCCTCGCGGCGCTCGGCGGCGCCCTGGCCGGCGCCGCCACGATCCGGCTGCTGGGCCCGGGCATGGACCTCACCGCGCTCGCCCTCCCCGGCACCTCGGGCGGCGGCGCACCGGGCAGCGTCGTACGACTGCACACCGATCCCGCGTCCCTGCTGCTGCCGTCGGTGGGCGTGGTCGCCCTGGCCCTGTCGGTCGCCCTGGCCCAGGCCTGGCTGAGCGGACGGCGGCGCGAGAGCACCGAGTTGAGAGCGGGGGACACCCGATGA
- a CDS encoding globin, with translation MNKIPRGTLEEQTFYEQVGGEETFRRLVHRFYQGVAEDPLLRPMYPEEDLGPAEERLALFLMQYWGGPRTYSDGRGHPRLRMRHAPFTVDRAAHDAWLRHMRDAVDSLGLSEKHETQLWNYLTYAAASMVNAAD, from the coding sequence GTGAACAAGATTCCACGCGGCACGCTCGAGGAGCAGACCTTCTACGAACAGGTCGGAGGCGAGGAGACCTTCCGGCGCCTGGTGCACCGCTTCTACCAGGGAGTCGCCGAGGACCCGCTGCTGCGGCCGATGTACCCGGAGGAGGACCTGGGTCCGGCCGAGGAGCGGCTTGCGCTCTTCCTCATGCAGTACTGGGGCGGCCCCCGCACGTACAGCGACGGCCGCGGTCACCCCCGGCTGCGGATGCGGCACGCCCCGTTCACCGTCGACCGGGCCGCCCACGACGCCTGGCTGCGGCACATGCGCGACGCGGTGGACTCCCTCGGCCTGTCCGAGAAGCACGAGACGCAGCTGTGGAACTACCTCACCTACGCCGCCGCCTCGATGGTCAACGCCGCGGACTGA
- a CDS encoding FtsX-like permease family protein, translated as MSGFVFLRVRAHRLLLAAALLSVLLTTTVLTTLAAFSGAVGDAGLRQALRTRAAAAAALQVKAQLPPGARDAADRAVARGARRAFDGLPFTVHTLVRSGPYALPRTLRAPDTRKGEPDLTHLAALDRSRLTLTAGHWPGPAAHGRLPVALPEAAAARLGVAPGRRFTLDNRLSGPAHLAVEVTGVYRPKDRADPYWKLDDLGGRGVRTAGFTTYGPLLTDPAAFRGGSPAQDSVGWLATADFRSLTADRLAELAAAAGPAPKALMADPAFAGRATVTTDLPAALGQLQRALLVNRSTILIVALQLILLAGYALLLVARMLSAERTGETALLRARGASRRRIAGLALAESLLLAAPAAVGAPLLAGPLRQLLAGQGALARIGLPLDTGLTAPVWLTGLGVALGCALAVAAPALLRTGADGPRRRRARTLPGGTGLSSPRTGLKTWGRTGADLGLLVIAGVAYWQLQRQTAGGEGTGSGVLTGDFAGQLGIDPVLVAAPALALLAGTVLTLRLLPLAARIAERGAAGGRGLAAALAGWQISRRPLRGAGPVLLLVLATALGMLAIGQGASWDRSQDDQADFRAGAAVRVLAGRTPPLGQGGAYAAVPGVAAALPVGQSGLELSDGRSSSLLALDARRSAGALLLRGDLVGGGADGPRGRAADGVLRAVAPDHGPLAGVQLPPGSDRLRLTAALRSLRALPPAPGRQSPGQQAAGRDTGPVPASLSVLVTDRHGIPYTVPLGPLAADGAPHTLSADLGAAAGAPAGRPAGPLRLTGLLLDTDQSPVSHRQRLTVTAVEAATGHGPARSLAAPAALAWKARITDESSSVGEPSGPRAGRSQVPDGGLLSQTYDTGARLDDWGAAVTTVRINAAHPARPPLAAVATEAYLRDSGSRTGSLVEVPVNGSPLKARIVRAVRALPGPADAPDTGGLLVDLGAVNEALSDRGALPLTATEWWLRPRPGASAEVVEALRDRPDTDPGQVLVRDEIAGQLHDDPLGLGPQTALTAAAAVAVALAAVGFAVSAAGSVRERAREFAVLRALGAPRPQLARMIVAEQGVLIALALGVGAALGTVLTRAVVPLIVLTEQAGRPVPPVLVELPPGPVAALLAAVAAVPLLVVAAIGLRRGDPVRALRSQGVQ; from the coding sequence GTGTCCGGCTTTGTCTTTCTGCGGGTGCGCGCGCACCGTCTGCTGCTGGCCGCTGCCCTGCTCTCGGTGCTGCTCACCACGACCGTACTGACGACGCTCGCGGCCTTCTCCGGCGCGGTCGGCGACGCGGGGCTGCGGCAGGCGCTACGGACCCGCGCCGCGGCGGCCGCCGCGTTACAGGTGAAGGCCCAACTCCCGCCCGGGGCACGGGACGCGGCGGACCGGGCGGTCGCCCGGGGCGCCCGGCGGGCCTTCGACGGGCTGCCGTTCACGGTGCACACACTGGTCCGCTCCGGGCCGTATGCGCTGCCCCGCACGCTGCGGGCGCCGGACACCCGCAAGGGTGAGCCGGATCTCACCCACCTCGCGGCCCTGGACCGCTCCCGTCTGACCCTCACCGCCGGCCACTGGCCCGGCCCGGCCGCGCACGGACGGCTGCCGGTCGCGCTGCCGGAGGCCGCGGCGGCCCGGCTGGGGGTCGCGCCCGGCAGGCGGTTCACCCTCGACAACCGGCTGTCCGGCCCCGCCCATCTGGCGGTCGAGGTCACCGGCGTCTACCGGCCCAAGGACCGCGCCGACCCGTATTGGAAGCTCGACGACCTCGGCGGGCGCGGGGTGCGCACCGCCGGCTTCACCACGTACGGGCCGCTGCTCACCGATCCGGCGGCGTTCCGCGGCGGGTCGCCGGCCCAGGACTCGGTGGGCTGGCTCGCCACCGCCGACTTCCGCTCCCTGACCGCGGACCGGCTGGCCGAGCTGGCCGCCGCGGCCGGTCCGGCGCCCAAGGCACTGATGGCCGACCCGGCGTTCGCGGGCCGGGCCACCGTCACCACCGATCTGCCCGCCGCGCTGGGACAGTTGCAGCGGGCGTTGCTGGTGAACCGTTCGACGATCCTGATCGTCGCGCTGCAGCTGATCCTGCTGGCGGGCTATGCGCTGCTGCTGGTCGCCCGGATGCTGAGCGCCGAGCGGACCGGCGAGACGGCGCTGCTGCGGGCCCGCGGCGCGTCCCGGCGGCGGATCGCGGGGCTGGCCCTGGCCGAGTCGCTGCTGCTGGCGGCCCCGGCCGCGGTCGGCGCGCCGCTGCTGGCCGGACCGCTGAGGCAACTGCTGGCAGGCCAGGGCGCCCTGGCCCGTATCGGGCTGCCGCTGGACACCGGGCTGACCGCGCCGGTCTGGCTGACCGGCCTCGGCGTGGCGCTGGGCTGCGCCCTCGCGGTGGCCGCGCCCGCACTGCTGCGGACCGGAGCGGACGGCCCGCGGCGACGGCGGGCGCGGACGCTGCCCGGTGGCACGGGGCTCTCTTCTCCTCGAACGGGGCTGAAGACCTGGGGAAGGACCGGGGCCGACCTCGGGCTGCTGGTGATCGCCGGGGTCGCCTACTGGCAGCTCCAGCGGCAGACGGCGGGCGGCGAGGGCACCGGCAGCGGGGTGCTGACCGGGGACTTTGCCGGCCAACTGGGCATCGATCCGGTGCTGGTGGCCGCCCCGGCGCTGGCGCTGCTCGCCGGTACGGTGCTGACGCTGCGGCTGCTGCCGCTCGCCGCCCGGATCGCCGAGCGGGGCGCGGCCGGCGGCCGGGGGCTGGCGGCGGCGCTGGCCGGCTGGCAGATCAGCCGCCGCCCCCTGCGCGGCGCCGGTCCCGTGCTACTGCTGGTGCTGGCCACCGCCCTGGGCATGCTGGCGATCGGCCAGGGCGCGTCCTGGGACCGTTCGCAGGACGACCAGGCCGACTTCCGCGCGGGCGCTGCGGTGCGCGTACTCGCGGGCCGGACACCGCCGTTGGGCCAGGGCGGTGCGTATGCGGCGGTGCCGGGGGTGGCCGCGGCGCTGCCCGTCGGGCAGTCCGGTCTGGAGCTGTCGGACGGCCGGTCCTCCTCGCTGCTCGCGCTGGACGCCCGGCGGTCGGCGGGGGCCCTGCTGCTGCGCGGCGATCTCGTGGGCGGCGGCGCGGACGGCCCGAGGGGCCGGGCGGCGGACGGTGTGCTGCGCGCGGTGGCGCCGGACCACGGGCCCCTGGCGGGGGTGCAACTGCCGCCGGGCAGCGACAGGTTACGGCTGACCGCCGCGCTGCGCTCGCTGCGGGCACTGCCGCCCGCCCCCGGCCGGCAGTCCCCCGGGCAGCAGGCCGCCGGGCGCGACACCGGGCCGGTGCCGGCGAGCCTCTCCGTCCTCGTCACCGACCGCCACGGCATCCCGTACACCGTGCCGCTCGGCCCGCTCGCGGCCGACGGCGCACCACACACCCTGAGCGCGGACCTCGGCGCCGCGGCCGGCGCCCCGGCGGGCCGCCCGGCCGGTCCGCTGCGGCTGACCGGTCTGCTCCTCGACACGGACCAGTCGCCGGTCTCGCACCGTCAGCGGCTCACCGTCACCGCCGTGGAGGCCGCCACCGGCCACGGCCCGGCCCGGTCCCTCGCCGCGCCCGCCGCCCTCGCCTGGAAGGCGCGGATCACCGACGAGAGCAGCTCCGTGGGCGAGCCGTCCGGGCCCAGGGCGGGCCGGTCCCAGGTCCCCGACGGCGGGCTGCTGTCCCAGACGTACGACACCGGCGCCAGGCTGGACGACTGGGGGGCCGCCGTGACCACGGTGCGGATCAACGCCGCGCACCCCGCGCGTCCACCGCTCGCCGCCGTCGCCACCGAGGCGTATCTGCGCGACAGCGGATCGCGCACCGGCTCCCTCGTCGAGGTGCCGGTCAACGGCAGTCCGCTGAAGGCCCGGATCGTCCGGGCGGTGCGGGCCCTGCCGGGTCCGGCGGACGCGCCGGACACCGGCGGACTGCTGGTCGACCTCGGTGCCGTCAACGAGGCGCTGTCCGACCGCGGCGCACTGCCGCTGACCGCCACCGAGTGGTGGCTGCGCCCTCGGCCGGGCGCGTCGGCCGAGGTCGTCGAGGCGCTGCGGGACCGCCCCGACACCGACCCGGGCCAGGTGCTGGTCCGGGACGAGATCGCCGGGCAGCTGCACGACGATCCGCTGGGGCTCGGCCCGCAGACCGCGCTGACCGCGGCGGCCGCGGTCGCGGTGGCCCTGGCGGCGGTCGGCTTCGCCGTCAGTGCCGCCGGTTCGGTCCGCGAACGGGCCCGGGAATTCGCCGTGTTGCGGGCCCTGGGGGCGCCGCGCCCGCAGCTGGCCCGGATGATCGTCGCCGAGCAGGGCGTCCTGATCGCGCTGGCGCTGGGTGTCGGTGCGGCGCTGGGGACGGTGCTGACCCGGGCGGTCGTCCCGCTGATCGTGCTGACCGAGCAGGCGGGCCGCCCGGTGCCGCCGGTGCTGGTGGAGCTGCCGCCGGGCCCGGTGGCCGCGCTGCTCGCGGCGGTCGCGGCGGTGCCGCTGCTGGTCGTCGCGGCCATCGGGCTGCGCCGCGGCGATCCGGTGCGGGCCCTGCGCAGCCAAGGAGTGCAGTGA
- a CDS encoding ABC transporter ATP-binding protein, whose amino-acid sequence MTTRPDGTPPDTPVPGAAPASAPRPAATSLAELERRAASRRGQPAYGHDALIACDRLVRVFATDGVEVQALQGLDLLVAEGELMALVGASGSGKSTLMNILAGLDVPTAGAATVAGRDLLTMDAKARLGYRREVVGFVWQQTARNLLPYLTAQQNVMLPMQLRGGRRRAARAKAAEELLSMLSLDHCGDRRPHQLSGGEQQRTAIAVALANTPSVLLADEPTGELDSHTAEQVFTAFRTANEELGTTIVIVTHDQAVASEVRRTVAIRDGRTSSEVLRRTERDAATGQESLVAREYAMLDRAGRLQLPADYTSSLGMAHRVLLELESDHIGVWPDHTADGAARGGGGAEGGGGAEGVSEGADGSGGSGERGGTDERGGAAERGGTDEGG is encoded by the coding sequence ATGACCACACGGCCCGACGGCACACCACCGGACACACCCGTCCCCGGGGCGGCCCCGGCCTCCGCGCCCCGGCCCGCCGCCACCAGCCTGGCCGAGCTGGAGCGGCGCGCGGCCTCCCGGCGCGGGCAGCCCGCCTACGGGCATGACGCGCTGATCGCCTGCGACCGGCTGGTGCGGGTCTTCGCCACCGACGGGGTGGAGGTGCAGGCCCTCCAAGGGCTCGATCTGCTGGTCGCGGAGGGCGAGTTGATGGCACTGGTGGGCGCGTCCGGCAGCGGTAAATCAACACTGATGAACATCCTGGCCGGTCTGGACGTGCCGACCGCGGGTGCCGCCACGGTCGCCGGCCGCGATCTGCTGACGATGGACGCCAAGGCACGGCTCGGCTACCGCCGCGAGGTGGTCGGCTTCGTCTGGCAGCAGACCGCCCGCAATCTGCTGCCCTATCTGACGGCCCAGCAGAACGTGATGCTGCCGATGCAGCTGCGGGGCGGCCGGCGGCGGGCGGCCCGTGCGAAAGCGGCCGAGGAGCTGCTGTCGATGCTCTCGCTCGACCACTGCGGGGACCGGCGTCCGCACCAGCTCTCCGGCGGCGAACAGCAGCGCACCGCCATCGCGGTGGCGCTGGCCAACACCCCGTCCGTCCTGCTGGCCGACGAGCCGACCGGCGAGCTCGACTCGCACACCGCCGAGCAGGTCTTCACGGCCTTCCGCACCGCCAACGAGGAGCTCGGCACCACCATCGTGATCGTCACCCATGACCAGGCGGTGGCGAGCGAGGTACGGCGCACGGTCGCGATCCGCGACGGCCGTACGTCCTCGGAGGTGCTGCGGCGTACCGAACGGGACGCCGCAACCGGCCAGGAGTCCCTGGTGGCACGCGAGTACGCGATGCTCGACCGGGCGGGCCGCCTCCAACTGCCGGCCGACTACACCAGCAGCCTGGGCATGGCACACCGCGTCCTGCTGGAGCTGGAGAGCGACCACATCGGGGTATGGCCGGACCACACGGCGGACGGGGCGGCGCGGGGCGGGGGCGGGGCCGAGGGCGGGGGCGGGGCCGAGGGCGTCAGCGAGGGGGCGGACGGGAGCGGAGGCTCGGGTGAGCGCGGAGGCACGGACGAGCGCGGGGGCGCGGCTGAGCGCGGAGGCACGGACGAGGGTGGCTGA